From one Streptomyces sp. ICC1 genomic stretch:
- the pheA gene encoding prephenate dehydratase, producing MSATRFTYLGPEGTFTEAALRTLPEAATRELVPMVSVPAALDAVRNGEAAAALVPIENSVEGGVTSTLDELASGVPLMIYREVLLPIAFALLVRPGTQLSDVKTVTGHPVAQPQVRNWLRANLPDALWESAASNADGARLVQEGRFDAAFAGEFAAATYGLVPLVTEIHDAQNAETRFVLVGRPARPAAPTGADKTSVVLWLGDDRPGALLELLQEFAVRGVNLMLIQSRPTGEGIGNYCFAVDAEGHISDRRVGEALMGLKRTCPQIRFLGSYPRAGVAQGDVQGARPGTSDGDFTAASDWLTRCLDGRP from the coding sequence ATGTCGGCCACCCGCTTCACCTATCTCGGTCCCGAGGGCACGTTCACCGAAGCCGCCCTTCGCACACTGCCCGAAGCCGCGACCCGGGAGCTCGTCCCGATGGTTTCGGTCCCGGCCGCCCTGGACGCCGTACGCAACGGCGAGGCCGCGGCGGCGCTGGTCCCGATCGAGAACTCGGTGGAGGGCGGGGTCACCTCGACCCTGGACGAGCTGGCCTCGGGCGTCCCGCTGATGATCTACCGCGAGGTGCTGCTCCCGATCGCGTTCGCGCTGCTGGTCCGGCCGGGCACGCAGCTGTCGGACGTCAAGACCGTCACCGGGCACCCGGTCGCGCAGCCCCAGGTGCGCAACTGGCTGCGAGCGAACCTGCCCGACGCGCTGTGGGAGTCGGCCGCCTCCAATGCCGACGGGGCCCGCCTCGTCCAGGAGGGCCGCTTCGACGCCGCCTTCGCGGGGGAGTTCGCGGCCGCCACCTACGGGCTCGTGCCGCTGGTCACCGAGATCCACGACGCGCAGAACGCGGAGACGCGCTTCGTGCTCGTGGGCCGCCCGGCCCGGCCGGCCGCGCCGACCGGCGCGGACAAGACCTCGGTGGTGCTGTGGCTCGGCGACGACCGCCCCGGTGCCCTGCTGGAGCTGCTCCAGGAGTTCGCCGTCCGCGGAGTGAACCTGATGCTGATCCAGTCCCGGCCGACGGGCGAGGGGATCGGCAACTACTGCTTCGCCGTGGACGCCGAGGGGCACATCTCCGACCGCCGCGTGGGCGAGGCGCTCATGGGCCTCAAGCGCACCTGTCCCCAGATCCGGTTCCTCGGCTCGTATCCGCGCGCCGGTGTAGCTCAGGGTGACGTCCAGGGGGCCCGGCCCGGCACCTCGGACGGCGATTTCACGGCGGCCTCGGACTGGCTGACGCGCTGCCTCGACGGGCGTCCGTAG
- the serS gene encoding serine--tRNA ligase, producing the protein MIDLRLLREDPDRVRASQRARGEDVALVDALLSADERRRSSGMRFDELRNEQRSLGKLIPKASPEERAELLKKADQLKQNVKAAEAEQNEADDAAKQLLLQLGNIVHTDVPVGGEEDFTVLETHGTIRDFGAEGFEPKDHLELGESLGAIDVERGAKVSGSRFYYLTGIGALLELALVNAAIAQATEAGFIPMLTPALVRPRAMEGTGFLGQAAENVYHLEKDDYYLVGTSEVALAAYHMDEIIDADKLPLRYAGFSPCFRREAGTYGKDTRGIFRVHQFDKVEMFSYVAPEEAEAEHQRLLEWEKQWLTSLELPFQVIDVATGDLGSSASRKFDCEAWIPTQGKYRELTSASNCDGFQARRLSIRYRDGKKTAPLSTLNGTLCAVPRTIVAILENHQQADGTVRVPPVLRPYLGGREFLEPIAK; encoded by the coding sequence GTGATTGACCTCCGGCTGCTCCGTGAAGACCCTGACCGTGTCCGCGCCTCGCAGCGCGCCCGTGGAGAGGACGTCGCCCTCGTCGACGCCCTGCTCTCCGCCGACGAGCGCCGCAGGTCCTCCGGCATGCGATTCGACGAACTCCGCAACGAGCAGAGGTCGCTCGGCAAGCTCATCCCCAAGGCCTCTCCGGAGGAGCGGGCCGAGCTGCTGAAGAAGGCCGACCAGCTCAAGCAGAACGTCAAGGCGGCCGAGGCCGAGCAGAACGAGGCGGACGACGCCGCCAAGCAGCTGCTCCTGCAGCTCGGCAACATCGTCCACACCGACGTGCCCGTCGGCGGCGAGGAGGACTTCACCGTCCTCGAGACGCACGGCACCATCCGCGACTTCGGCGCCGAGGGCTTCGAGCCCAAGGACCACCTGGAGCTCGGCGAGTCCCTCGGCGCCATCGACGTCGAACGCGGCGCCAAGGTGTCGGGCTCGCGCTTCTACTACCTCACGGGTATCGGCGCCCTGCTCGAGCTCGCGCTCGTCAACGCGGCCATCGCCCAGGCCACCGAGGCCGGCTTCATCCCGATGCTCACCCCGGCGCTGGTCCGCCCGCGCGCCATGGAGGGCACCGGCTTCCTCGGCCAGGCCGCGGAGAACGTCTACCACCTGGAGAAGGACGACTACTACCTGGTCGGCACCTCCGAGGTGGCGCTCGCCGCGTACCACATGGACGAGATCATCGACGCGGACAAGCTGCCGCTGCGCTACGCCGGCTTCTCCCCGTGCTTCCGCCGCGAGGCCGGCACGTACGGCAAGGACACCCGCGGCATCTTCCGCGTCCACCAGTTCGACAAGGTCGAGATGTTCTCGTACGTCGCGCCGGAGGAGGCCGAGGCCGAGCACCAGCGTCTCCTCGAGTGGGAGAAGCAGTGGCTGACCAGCCTCGAGCTGCCCTTCCAGGTGATCGACGTCGCCACCGGCGACCTGGGCTCCTCCGCCTCCCGCAAGTTCGACTGCGAGGCGTGGATCCCCACCCAGGGCAAGTACCGCGAGCTGACCTCCGCCTCGAACTGTGACGGCTTCCAGGCCCGCCGCCTGTCGATCCGCTACCGCGACGGCAAGAAGACCGCTCCGCTGTCCACGCTGAACGGCACTCTGTGCGCCGTCCCGCGCACGATCGTCGCCATCCTGGAGAACCACCAGCAGGCCGACGGCACGGTCCGGGTGCCCCCGGTGCTCCGTCCCTACCTGGGCGGCCGCGAGTTCCTGGAGCCGATCGCCAAGTGA
- a CDS encoding HAD family hydrolase, with the protein MSPAPFPYKLVATDLDGTLLRGDDTVSERTREALAAATAAGAAHIVVTGRAVPWTRHILDDLGYQGIAVCGQGAQVYDAGTHRLLTSVTLDRKLAAIALEKIEAEVGPLALAASRDGVDGDVLFGPGYQVQEGLPAVYLEDTADVWTAPLNKLYIQHPELDEDALVEVARQTVGNLVGVVMAGPGVVEILPLGLSKATGLSLAARRLGVKAADTIAFGDMPNDIPMFGWAAHGVAMANAHAELKAVADEVTASNEQDGIAVVLERLLGTA; encoded by the coding sequence GTGAGCCCGGCCCCGTTCCCGTACAAGCTCGTCGCGACCGATCTGGACGGCACGCTGCTGCGCGGCGACGACACCGTCTCCGAACGCACCCGTGAGGCACTCGCCGCGGCCACCGCGGCGGGTGCGGCGCACATCGTCGTCACGGGCCGCGCCGTGCCGTGGACCCGGCACATCCTCGACGACCTCGGCTACCAGGGCATCGCGGTCTGCGGGCAGGGCGCACAGGTCTACGACGCGGGCACGCACCGGCTGCTCACCTCGGTGACGCTCGACCGGAAGCTGGCCGCGATCGCGCTGGAGAAGATCGAGGCCGAGGTGGGTCCGCTGGCCCTGGCCGCCAGCCGGGACGGAGTCGACGGCGACGTGCTCTTCGGCCCCGGCTACCAGGTGCAGGAGGGTCTTCCGGCGGTCTACCTGGAGGACACCGCCGATGTCTGGACGGCCCCGCTGAACAAGCTGTACATACAGCACCCCGAGCTGGACGAGGACGCACTCGTCGAGGTGGCCCGGCAGACCGTGGGCAATCTGGTCGGCGTCGTCATGGCCGGTCCGGGCGTCGTGGAGATACTGCCGCTGGGGCTGAGCAAGGCCACCGGCCTCTCGCTGGCCGCGCGCCGGCTGGGCGTGAAGGCCGCCGACACGATCGCCTTCGGCGACATGCCCAACGACATCCCGATGTTCGGCTGGGCTGCGCACGGGGTGGCGATGGCCAACGCCCACGCGGAGCTGAAGGCGGTGGCCGACGAGGTGACCGCCTCCAACGAGCAGGACGGCATCGCGGTGGTCCTGGAGCGTCTGCTCGGCACCGCATAA
- a CDS encoding histidine kinase: protein MPAKPNAYAPALASAGLLSLVCSVVRVPEAWTLAGMVLLLPLLALVARWSPVRSGCAAGFLGVAAVAGWPVPLVWGGGSWLEVCGAAAFWSLPAVGAVAAGGYLRRQAGRVRQAVRDARRDQQLELARDLHDFVAHDVSAIVVRAQAARFVAERDPGQALLALERIEAAGLSALASMDRTVHALHEAAGGPTAPVPGLAELPELVERFEGAELAADPGVLEELSREADTTAYRVAVEALTNVRRHAPGAASVLVTLQRAGSGMEVSVANSAAPRGPAGLLGRRRRSGTGLAGLRARVEAAGGTLRAGAGADGGWRVSAVFPAAGRPAG, encoded by the coding sequence GTGCCTGCGAAACCGAACGCGTACGCTCCCGCGCTGGCCTCGGCCGGCCTGCTGTCCCTGGTCTGCTCCGTCGTGCGCGTTCCCGAGGCGTGGACGCTGGCCGGGATGGTCCTCCTGCTGCCGCTGCTGGCCCTGGTGGCGCGCTGGTCCCCGGTGCGGTCCGGGTGCGCCGCGGGCTTCCTGGGCGTGGCCGCGGTGGCCGGGTGGCCGGTCCCGTTGGTGTGGGGCGGCGGATCGTGGCTGGAGGTCTGCGGAGCGGCGGCGTTCTGGTCGCTGCCGGCCGTCGGCGCGGTGGCCGCCGGCGGTTACCTGCGCCGTCAGGCCGGTCGGGTCCGGCAGGCCGTACGGGACGCGCGGCGCGACCAGCAACTGGAGCTGGCCCGGGACCTGCACGACTTCGTCGCGCACGACGTGAGCGCGATCGTGGTGCGGGCACAGGCGGCCCGGTTCGTGGCCGAGCGGGATCCCGGACAGGCGCTCCTCGCCCTGGAGCGGATCGAGGCCGCCGGTCTGAGTGCCCTGGCGTCGATGGACCGGACCGTGCACGCGCTGCACGAGGCCGCCGGCGGGCCCACGGCCCCGGTGCCGGGTCTGGCCGAACTGCCGGAGCTGGTGGAGCGGTTCGAGGGCGCGGAACTGGCCGCCGACCCCGGCGTGCTGGAAGAGCTGTCACGGGAGGCGGACACCACCGCGTACAGGGTGGCCGTCGAGGCCTTGACGAACGTACGCCGGCACGCGCCGGGGGCGGCCTCGGTGCTGGTCACCCTCCAGCGGGCCGGGTCGGGCATGGAGGTCAGCGTGGCCAACTCCGCCGCCCCGCGCGGCCCGGCGGGGCTGCTGGGCCGTCGGCGCCGCAGCGGTACGGGACTGGCCGGTCTGCGCGCCCGGGTGGAGGCCGCGGGCGGGACCCTGCGGGCCGGGGCGGGAGCCGACGGCGGCTGGAGGGTTTCCGCCGTCTTCCCGGCGGCGGGGCGCCCGGCCGGGTGA
- a CDS encoding response regulator transcription factor, giving the protein MTTRILIADDQEDIRSGFRLILDSQPDMTVVGEAADGERAVALARELRPDVVLTDIRMPLLDGLEVTRLLAPATRVVVVTTFDLDEYVHTALRDGACGFLLKRSGPALLIEGVRAAMAGDTLISPQITVRLLSRLAQEHPVAPRGGHPLTGREVEIVRLVAKGHTNAEIGAELFISAGTAKTHVANVQAKLGVRNRVGIASWAWEHGVAQPERA; this is encoded by the coding sequence GTGACCACACGCATCCTGATAGCCGACGACCAAGAGGACATCCGCAGCGGCTTCCGGTTGATCCTCGATTCGCAGCCCGACATGACCGTCGTGGGGGAGGCCGCGGACGGGGAGCGTGCGGTGGCGCTGGCCCGGGAGCTGCGGCCGGACGTGGTGCTGACGGACATCCGGATGCCGTTGCTGGACGGGCTGGAAGTGACGCGGCTGCTGGCACCCGCGACCCGGGTCGTGGTGGTGACCACCTTCGACCTGGACGAGTACGTGCACACCGCGCTGCGGGACGGTGCCTGCGGTTTCCTGCTGAAGCGGTCGGGACCGGCGCTGCTGATCGAGGGGGTGCGGGCGGCCATGGCCGGGGACACGCTGATCAGTCCCCAGATCACGGTGCGTCTGCTGAGCCGGCTGGCCCAGGAGCACCCGGTCGCGCCGCGCGGCGGCCACCCGTTGACGGGGCGCGAGGTGGAAATCGTACGGCTGGTGGCGAAGGGGCACACGAACGCGGAGATCGGTGCCGAGCTCTTCATCAGCGCCGGGACCGCGAAGACGCACGTCGCCAACGTGCAGGCGAAGCTGGGGGTCCGCAACCGGGTGGGGATCGCCTCGTGGGCCTGGGAGCACGGGGTGGCGCAGCCGGAACGCGCCTGA
- a CDS encoding rhomboid-like protein encodes MIEHPEPEPSRPIRSWIRSAPGTHIWLLIIALTSVVVVIVPDHLEHVLLHRNSSNIHELARHPIRALLSSAFWIEDPASLPLYVVLFEVFHANVERWLGTLRWLFIITTGHVTATLISQKLVLMAIQDNRAPRSMVRVVDIGVSYGLATAIGVLAYRLPGPWRWLYLAGSVAFFGIPLLTGATFTDYGHAIALAVGLLAWPLTRHPHPRAARAAPAARVSRET; translated from the coding sequence ATGATCGAGCACCCCGAGCCCGAGCCGTCCAGGCCGATACGGTCCTGGATACGGTCCGCGCCCGGAACCCACATCTGGTTGCTGATCATCGCCCTCACCAGCGTGGTGGTCGTGATCGTGCCCGACCACCTCGAGCACGTCCTGCTCCACCGCAACAGCAGCAACATCCACGAGCTCGCCCGCCACCCCATACGGGCCCTGCTCAGCAGCGCCTTCTGGATCGAGGACCCGGCCTCGCTCCCCCTCTACGTCGTGCTCTTCGAGGTCTTCCACGCCAATGTCGAACGCTGGCTCGGCACGCTGCGCTGGCTCTTCATCATCACGACCGGCCACGTCACCGCCACCCTGATCAGCCAGAAGCTCGTCCTGATGGCCATCCAGGACAACCGCGCCCCGCGCAGCATGGTCCGTGTCGTCGACATCGGCGTCAGCTACGGCCTCGCCACCGCCATCGGAGTGCTGGCCTACCGCCTCCCCGGCCCCTGGCGCTGGCTCTACCTGGCGGGGTCCGTGGCGTTCTTCGGGATCCCGCTCCTCACCGGCGCCACCTTCACCGATTACGGCCACGCCATCGCGCTCGCCGTAGGACTGCTCGCGTGGCCGCTCACCCGGCATCCGCACCCGCGCGCAGCGCGGGCCGCCCCGGCCGCGCGTGTTTCACGTGAAACATGA
- a CDS encoding ABC transporter permease subunit: MYNPTVARLTYRALLGRRRALILFALPALLILISIAVRAFTGLDDKVAADLLGGFALATMVPLIGVIAGTGAIGPEIDDGSIVYLLSKPVKRPTIIMTKLIVAIAVTMVFSAIPTLIAGFILNGNGQQIAVAYTVAALIASIAYSALFLLLGTVSRHAVVFGLVYALIWESLFGSLVDGAKTLSVQQWSLALAQKVAGEGYVDATVGLPTAVILLVAVTVGATLYAGQRLRRLTLAGEE, translated from the coding sequence ATGTACAACCCCACCGTTGCCCGGCTCACCTACCGGGCCCTGCTCGGCCGCCGTCGCGCGCTGATCCTCTTCGCGCTGCCCGCCCTGCTGATCCTCATCTCCATCGCCGTCCGCGCCTTCACGGGTCTGGACGACAAGGTCGCCGCCGACCTCCTCGGCGGATTCGCCCTGGCCACGATGGTCCCGCTGATCGGTGTCATCGCCGGCACCGGCGCCATCGGCCCGGAGATCGACGACGGCTCGATCGTCTACCTGCTCTCCAAGCCGGTGAAGCGCCCGACGATCATCATGACCAAGCTGATCGTCGCGATCGCCGTCACCATGGTCTTCTCCGCGATCCCCACCCTGATCGCCGGCTTCATCCTCAACGGCAACGGCCAGCAGATCGCCGTCGCCTACACCGTCGCGGCGCTCATCGCCTCGATCGCCTACAGCGCGCTGTTCCTGCTGCTGGGCACCGTCAGCCGGCACGCGGTCGTCTTCGGCCTCGTCTACGCGCTGATCTGGGAGTCGCTCTTCGGCAGCCTCGTCGACGGAGCCAAGACCCTGAGCGTCCAGCAGTGGTCGCTCGCCCTCGCGCAGAAGGTCGCCGGCGAGGGGTACGTGGACGCCACCGTCGGGCTGCCCACCGCGGTGATCCTGCTCGTCGCGGTCACCGTCGGCGCCACCCTCTACGCCGGACAGAGGCTTCGCCGCCTCACCCTGGCGGGCGAGGAGTAG
- a CDS encoding ABC transporter ATP-binding protein, producing the protein MTIIDIDHTSRWFGNVVAVNDVTMRIGPGVTGLLGPNGAGKSTLINMMGGFLAPSTGTVTLDGTPIWRNEQVYKQIGVVPEREAMYDFLTGKEFVVANAELHGLDGLAAQRALATVEMEYAQDRKISTYSKGMRQRVKMASALVHDPSVLLLDEPFNGMDPRQRMQLMDLLRRMGDDGRTVLFSSHILEEVEQLASHIEVVVAGRHAASGDFRKIRRLMTDRPHRYLVRSSDDRVLAAALIADPSTAGIEVDLKEGVLRIQAVDFGRFTELLPRVAREHGIRLLTVSPSDESLESVFSYLVAA; encoded by the coding sequence GTGACCATCATCGACATCGACCACACTTCCCGCTGGTTCGGGAACGTCGTCGCCGTCAACGACGTGACCATGCGCATCGGTCCCGGCGTCACCGGCCTGCTGGGCCCCAACGGCGCGGGCAAGTCCACCCTCATCAACATGATGGGCGGCTTCCTCGCCCCCTCCACGGGCACCGTCACCCTCGACGGCACCCCGATCTGGCGCAACGAGCAGGTCTACAAGCAGATCGGTGTCGTGCCCGAGCGCGAGGCCATGTACGACTTCCTCACCGGCAAGGAGTTCGTCGTCGCCAACGCCGAGCTGCACGGGCTCGACGGGCTCGCCGCCCAGCGGGCCCTGGCCACGGTCGAGATGGAATACGCGCAGGACCGCAAGATCTCCACGTACTCCAAGGGCATGCGCCAGCGCGTGAAGATGGCCTCCGCCCTGGTCCACGACCCGTCCGTGCTGCTGCTCGACGAGCCGTTCAACGGCATGGACCCGCGCCAGCGCATGCAGCTCATGGACCTGCTGCGGCGGATGGGCGACGACGGCCGCACGGTGCTGTTCTCCTCGCACATCCTGGAGGAGGTCGAACAGCTCGCCTCCCACATCGAGGTGGTCGTCGCAGGCCGGCACGCCGCCTCCGGAGACTTCCGCAAGATCCGCCGCCTGATGACGGACCGCCCGCACCGCTACCTCGTCCGCTCCTCCGACGACCGGGTGCTCGCCGCGGCCCTGATCGCCGACCCGTCCACCGCCGGGATCGAGGTCGACCTGAAGGAGGGCGTCCTGCGCATCCAGGCGGTCGACTTCGGGCGCTTCACCGAACTGCTGCCGCGGGTCGCCCGCGAGCACGGCATCCGGCTGCTGACGGTCTCGCCCTCCGACGAGTCCCTCGAGTCGGTCTTCTCCTACCTCGTCGCGGCCTGA
- a CDS encoding ABC transporter permease subunit, producing MAPDTSTQIHNIGYRSYDGPRLGRAYARKSLFAQSLRGAYGLGRSAKSKVLPMLLFAVMCVPALILVAIAIAVPGSTDLPIKYTTYALTTQVIIGLYLASQAPQSVSRDLRFKTVPLYFSRPIERVDYVVAKFAAMASALFILTATPLVIMYIGSLLAKFDFGDQTKGFGQGLVSVLLLSLLFSGLGLVMAALTPRRGFGVAAIIAVLLIPFGAVTAVQGIAYSTGSTGVVQWLGLFSPISLIDGFQAAFLGATSAFPGQEAPSAAAGTVYLLVILGLIAGSYAALMARYRKAGL from the coding sequence ATGGCGCCTGACACCTCGACCCAGATCCACAACATCGGCTACCGGTCCTACGACGGCCCCCGGCTCGGCCGCGCCTACGCCCGGAAGTCGCTGTTCGCGCAGTCGCTGCGCGGTGCCTACGGACTCGGCCGCTCGGCCAAGTCCAAGGTGCTGCCGATGCTGCTCTTCGCGGTGATGTGCGTCCCCGCGCTGATCCTCGTCGCCATCGCCATCGCCGTGCCCGGCTCCACGGACCTGCCGATCAAGTACACGACGTACGCCCTGACCACCCAGGTGATCATCGGCCTCTACCTCGCTTCGCAGGCACCGCAGTCGGTCTCCCGGGACCTGCGCTTCAAGACGGTGCCGCTCTACTTCTCGCGGCCCATCGAGCGCGTGGACTACGTGGTGGCCAAGTTCGCCGCCATGGCCTCGGCCCTCTTCATCCTCACGGCCACCCCGCTGGTGATCATGTACATCGGCTCGCTGCTCGCGAAGTTCGACTTCGGTGACCAGACCAAGGGATTCGGACAGGGACTGGTGTCGGTACTGCTGCTGTCGCTCCTCTTCTCCGGCCTCGGCCTGGTCATGGCCGCGCTCACCCCGCGCCGCGGCTTCGGCGTCGCCGCCATCATCGCCGTGCTCCTGATCCCCTTCGGCGCGGTCACGGCCGTCCAGGGGATCGCCTACAGCACCGGATCGACCGGAGTCGTCCAGTGGCTGGGGCTGTTCTCCCCGATCAGCCTCATCGACGGGTTCCAGGCCGCCTTCCTCGGCGCCACCTCCGCCTTCCCCGGCCAGGAGGCCCCCTCGGCCGCCGCCGGCACCGTCTACCTGCTCGTCATCCTCGGCCTGATCGCCGGCTCCTACGCCGCCCTGATGGCCCGCTACCGGAAGGCCGGGCTGTGA
- a CDS encoding ABC transporter ATP-binding protein, whose product MTVIATESLSKRYPRVTALDRLSLDIGPGVTGLVGANGAGKSTLIKILLGLSPATEGTAAVLGLDVATHGGTIRERVGYMPEHDCLPPDVSATEFVVHMARMSGLPPTAARERTADTLRHVGLYEERYRPIGGYSTGMKQRVKLAQALVHDPQLVLLDEPTNGLDPVGRDEMLGLIRRVYTDFGISVLVTSHLLGELERTCDHVVVVDGGKLLRSSSTSDFMQTTTTLAVEVTDSDAHPDGTAALRKALAEAGVTLHAGEEEGLPGAGHILLVEATGEATYDVVRDAVAELGIGLVRMEQRRHHIAEVFRDSDAKAVQAAALSATQQKGAGSDGA is encoded by the coding sequence GTGACTGTCATCGCGACCGAAAGCCTGAGCAAGCGGTACCCCCGAGTGACCGCGCTCGACCGGCTCTCCCTGGACATCGGGCCCGGCGTAACCGGGCTCGTGGGCGCCAACGGGGCCGGCAAGTCCACGCTGATCAAGATTCTGCTGGGACTCTCCCCCGCCACCGAGGGCACCGCCGCCGTGCTCGGACTCGACGTCGCCACCCATGGCGGCACGATCCGTGAACGCGTCGGCTACATGCCCGAGCACGACTGCCTGCCTCCCGACGTCTCGGCCACCGAGTTCGTCGTGCACATGGCGCGCATGTCCGGGCTCCCGCCGACCGCGGCGCGCGAGCGCACCGCTGACACCCTGCGCCACGTCGGGCTGTACGAGGAGCGCTACCGCCCCATCGGCGGCTACTCCACCGGCATGAAGCAGCGCGTCAAGCTGGCTCAGGCGCTGGTCCACGACCCCCAGCTGGTCCTCCTCGACGAGCCCACCAACGGACTCGACCCGGTCGGCCGCGACGAGATGCTGGGCCTGATCCGCCGCGTCTACACCGACTTCGGCATCTCGGTCCTGGTCACCTCCCACCTCCTCGGCGAGCTGGAGCGCACCTGCGACCACGTGGTGGTCGTCGACGGCGGCAAGCTGCTGCGCTCCAGCTCCACCAGCGACTTCATGCAGACCACCACGACCCTCGCGGTCGAGGTCACCGACTCCGACGCCCACCCGGACGGCACCGCCGCCCTGCGCAAGGCGCTGGCCGAGGCGGGCGTCACGCTGCACGCGGGCGAGGAGGAGGGCCTGCCCGGAGCCGGCCACATCCTCCTCGTCGAGGCCACCGGCGAGGCGACGTACGACGTCGTCCGCGACGCCGTCGCCGAGCTCGGCATCGGCCTGGTCCGCATGGAGCAGCGCCGCCACCACATCGCGGAGGTCTTCCGCGACAGCGACGCGAAGGCCGTCCAGGCCGCCGCGCTGTCCGCCACCCAGCAGAAGGGAGCCGGTTCCGATGGCGCCTGA
- a CDS encoding M24 family metallopeptidase, whose amino-acid sequence MAGDTKQRTTELSAELRGFKEVQRLSYECAEAVAAQLRPGVTEREAARMQREWLRERGVRDWFHMPFAWFGDRTAFTDFKIPLQFFPTNRALEPGMPFILDMAPVYKGYTADIGYSGSLGLNPVQDRLMSDLKAHRALILDQVRERRSLRDIYENVERLMISQGYANRHRAYPFGVIAHKIDRVKERRWSPTAFGFGTQALKGLASDALHGHREGWSPLWSPYHFSDHLPQPGLWAVEPHLGFRGTGAKFEEILVVTDSRDPEESAFWLDDDLPHVRRWAEEKAA is encoded by the coding sequence ATGGCTGGGGACACCAAGCAACGCACCACAGAACTCTCCGCCGAACTGCGCGGGTTCAAGGAAGTGCAGCGACTCTCCTACGAGTGCGCGGAGGCCGTCGCGGCGCAGCTGCGCCCCGGTGTCACCGAGCGCGAGGCCGCGCGGATGCAGCGCGAATGGCTGCGCGAGCGCGGGGTGCGGGACTGGTTCCACATGCCGTTCGCGTGGTTCGGCGACCGCACCGCCTTCACGGACTTCAAGATCCCCCTGCAGTTCTTCCCGACGAACCGCGCCCTGGAGCCGGGGATGCCGTTCATCCTCGACATGGCCCCGGTCTACAAGGGCTACACCGCCGACATCGGGTACTCGGGCAGCCTCGGCCTCAACCCGGTGCAGGACCGGCTCATGTCCGACCTGAAGGCGCACCGCGCGCTGATCCTGGACCAGGTGCGCGAGCGCCGCTCCCTGCGCGACATCTACGAGAACGTGGAACGGCTGATGATCAGCCAGGGGTACGCCAACCGGCACCGGGCCTACCCCTTCGGCGTCATCGCGCACAAGATAGACCGGGTCAAGGAGCGGCGCTGGTCGCCGACCGCGTTCGGGTTCGGCACCCAGGCCCTGAAGGGGCTGGCCTCCGACGCCCTGCACGGCCACCGCGAGGGCTGGTCCCCGCTGTGGAGCCCGTACCACTTCTCCGACCACCTGCCGCAGCCCGGCCTGTGGGCGGTGGAGCCGCACCTGGGTTTCCGGGGCACCGGCGCGAAGTTCGAGGAGATCCTGGTCGTCACCGACTCCCGGGACCCCGAGGAGAGCGCGTTCTGGCTGGACGACGATCTGCCGCACGTGCGGCGCTGGGCTGAGGAGAAGGCGGCATGA